One Thermococcus sp. genomic window carries:
- a CDS encoding multiprotein bridging factor aMBF1, whose protein sequence is MGKAKPKYCEICGAPIKGPGHRIRIEGAEVLVCDKCYEKYGKKKPGTFSIMPTGREPRRTSRPSQRPRRELKPRREKPLYTEEIVEDFAERVYRAIQRSGKSYEELSHEVGLSVNDLRAIAHGYREPTIKEARKLEKYFRITLIERVEEELGEKKVIPRDYEPTLGDIANIRIKKRKKK, encoded by the coding sequence ATGGGAAAGGCCAAGCCTAAGTACTGCGAGATATGCGGTGCACCCATCAAAGGGCCCGGCCACAGAATAAGGATTGAGGGAGCCGAGGTTCTCGTCTGCGATAAGTGCTACGAGAAGTACGGAAAGAAGAAACCGGGAACCTTCAGCATAATGCCGACTGGCAGGGAACCGAGGAGAACCTCAAGGCCGAGCCAGAGGCCGAGGAGAGAGCTTAAACCAAGGCGCGAGAAACCCCTTTATACCGAGGAGATAGTGGAGGACTTCGCGGAGAGGGTTTACAGGGCCATACAGAGGAGCGGGAAGAGCTACGAGGAGCTCTCCCACGAGGTCGGACTGTCGGTCAACGACCTCCGCGCCATAGCCCACGGCTACCGCGAGCCAACAATAAAAGAAGCCAGGAAGCTTGAGAAGTACTTCAGGATAACCCTCATCGAGCGCGTTGAGGAGGAGCTCGGGGAGAAGAAGGTCATCCCGAGGGACTACGAGCCGACTTTGGGGGATATAGCCAACATAAGGATCAAGAAGAGGAAGAAGAAGTGA
- a CDS encoding DUF356 domain-containing protein, with product MRNTIVLVRADNFHKASVALADLVRYGGMRIRGDPRIIPPALSEWAFEKISGEKPKKKFKAHVVAQIDLPPRKAIGRIMDIHPPAHILVIPPDTEVWEELMRLWGTFEKLRGFHPPKRTKAEEVKKREKSEDNEPF from the coding sequence ATGAGAAACACGATAGTGCTCGTGAGGGCAGACAACTTCCACAAGGCGAGCGTGGCTTTGGCAGATCTCGTCCGCTACGGTGGCATGAGGATTCGCGGTGATCCGAGGATAATCCCACCGGCACTTTCGGAGTGGGCCTTCGAGAAGATAAGCGGTGAGAAGCCGAAGAAGAAATTTAAAGCCCACGTGGTTGCCCAGATAGACCTGCCACCCAGGAAGGCGATAGGGAGAATTATGGACATCCATCCCCCGGCCCACATCCTCGTCATCCCGCCGGATACCGAGGTATGGGAGGAACTCATGCGCCTCTGGGGAACCTTCGAGAAGCTCCGCGGTTTCCACCCGCCGAAAAGGACTAAGGCTGAGGAGGTTAAGAAGAGGGAGAAGAGCGAGGACAACGAGCCTTTTTAA
- a CDS encoding DUF505 family protein: MKMFLKRRHLEILREMRNTESQAEIEAKLPDEFQLRAIELYILGFAELEGGKIKLTDAGRRLLELTDGLNLDELPDVIADSEIIKMLELLEETGWVPEKWLEVLRERKLADENGLTDFGKGLLGVYRTTHPVVYLTPEIVSFLKGMPKLGVLDELITFKNSKLYGDNIVNALQAMRLLMISPPTERGRAFTITPAAKQALKALSMMPVFARAIVLRKEDFEALKAGRGSAELESMGLSNEKGTTEFGRAIMETYEAIGKVEEKVLPIYLLDDELSVLKAIEEIEKKHETNPEILPTEKEIARRAEVEDVGAILHLLESKELVERKLVKNRDTYWLTSWGREAVNFGTVSPDAMKAVTYADSGDVPIAEWVLKAQEEGLVKAGVTDKGRFYLRLSRTIRRKLFLTKYDVAILAKLPRRKYIHRDELVRLVGDYIGGDEREVIRAIGEAEAKGFVVELQNGMVKLTGLGERVKTALENAKLQEIVRVKFSVTPTLYNVLRVIYENLEAFNRIWKEKGEVRDYKMEEVDVIRKHLSLSDEEIKKALTMLRQLGFLGSKSLTEAGKVLVEAYL; the protein is encoded by the coding sequence ATGAAAATGTTCCTGAAGAGGAGACACCTAGAGATACTGAGGGAAATGAGGAACACTGAGAGCCAGGCCGAGATTGAGGCTAAGCTCCCCGACGAGTTCCAACTCAGGGCAATTGAGCTCTACATCCTTGGCTTTGCGGAGCTTGAGGGCGGAAAGATTAAGCTCACCGACGCCGGGAGGAGACTGCTGGAGCTCACGGATGGACTCAACCTTGATGAGCTTCCTGACGTTATAGCGGACAGCGAGATTATCAAGATGCTCGAACTCCTTGAGGAGACAGGATGGGTTCCCGAGAAGTGGCTGGAGGTTCTCAGGGAGAGGAAGCTCGCCGATGAGAACGGTCTAACGGACTTCGGAAAGGGCCTTCTTGGGGTTTACAGGACGACGCATCCGGTCGTCTACCTCACTCCGGAGATAGTCTCTTTCCTTAAGGGCATGCCCAAGCTCGGAGTCCTTGACGAGCTCATAACTTTCAAGAACTCCAAGCTTTACGGCGACAACATCGTCAACGCCCTCCAGGCCATGAGGCTCCTGATGATTTCCCCACCAACGGAAAGGGGAAGGGCCTTTACCATCACACCGGCGGCAAAACAGGCCCTCAAGGCCCTCAGCATGATGCCGGTGTTTGCGAGGGCTATAGTTCTTAGGAAGGAGGACTTTGAGGCCCTTAAAGCCGGAAGGGGCAGCGCGGAGCTTGAGAGCATGGGGCTCAGCAACGAGAAGGGAACAACAGAGTTTGGAAGGGCTATAATGGAGACCTACGAGGCAATCGGCAAAGTTGAGGAGAAGGTTCTCCCGATTTACCTGCTCGACGACGAGCTGTCCGTTCTAAAGGCAATAGAGGAGATAGAGAAGAAGCACGAGACGAACCCTGAGATACTCCCGACGGAGAAAGAAATCGCCAGGAGAGCTGAGGTTGAAGACGTAGGAGCGATACTCCATCTACTGGAGAGTAAGGAGCTCGTTGAGAGGAAACTCGTCAAGAACAGGGACACCTACTGGCTCACCAGCTGGGGCAGGGAGGCAGTAAACTTCGGAACCGTCAGTCCCGATGCCATGAAGGCCGTAACCTACGCCGATAGCGGCGACGTGCCGATAGCGGAGTGGGTCTTAAAGGCCCAGGAAGAGGGCCTCGTAAAGGCCGGCGTTACCGACAAGGGACGCTTCTACCTCAGGCTCAGCAGGACGATAAGGAGGAAGCTCTTCCTAACAAAGTACGATGTGGCCATTCTCGCAAAGCTACCGAGGAGGAAGTACATCCACCGCGATGAGCTTGTCAGGCTTGTTGGGGACTACATCGGTGGCGATGAGAGGGAGGTAATCAGGGCAATTGGGGAGGCCGAGGCAAAAGGCTTCGTCGTTGAGCTCCAGAACGGCATGGTGAAGCTGACCGGGCTCGGGGAGAGGGTTAAGACCGCCCTTGAGAACGCGAAGCTCCAGGAAATAGTCAGGGTCAAGTTCAGCGTTACCCCAACGCTCTACAACGTGCTCAGGGTCATCTACGAAAACCTTGAGGCCTTCAACAGGATATGGAAGGAGAAGGGCGAGGTAAGGGATTACAAGATGGAGGAGGTTGACGTAATAAGGAAGCACCTCAGCCTCAGTGACGAGGAGATAAAGAAGGCACTCACGATGCTCCGCCAGCTCGGCTTCCTCGGGAGCAAGAGCCTGACCGAGGCGGGGAAGGTTCTCGTCGAGGCCTACCTCTGA
- a CDS encoding TATA-box-binding protein translates to MVDMSNVKLRIENIVASVDLFTDLNLEKVIEICPNSKYNPEEFPGIICRFEKPKVALLIFSSGKLVVTGAKSVEDIERAVNKLIQMLKKIGAKFHREPQIDIQNMVFSGDIGMEFNLDAVALSLPNCEYEPEQFPGVIYRVKEPKAVILLFSSGKIVCSGAKSESDAWEAVKKLLRELEKYGLIEEEEEW, encoded by the coding sequence TTGGTGGACATGAGCAATGTAAAGCTCAGGATAGAAAACATAGTCGCTTCTGTCGACCTCTTTACGGACCTGAACCTTGAGAAGGTCATAGAGATATGCCCGAACTCCAAGTACAACCCGGAGGAGTTCCCCGGCATAATCTGCCGCTTTGAGAAGCCCAAGGTTGCCCTGCTGATATTCAGCTCCGGAAAGCTCGTCGTCACCGGGGCCAAGAGCGTTGAGGACATCGAGAGGGCCGTAAACAAGCTCATCCAGATGCTAAAAAAGATAGGGGCCAAGTTCCACCGCGAGCCCCAGATAGACATCCAGAACATGGTCTTCAGCGGTGACATAGGCATGGAGTTCAACCTCGATGCCGTGGCACTTAGTTTACCCAACTGTGAATACGAGCCGGAGCAGTTCCCCGGTGTCATCTATCGTGTTAAGGAGCCCAAAGCTGTTATACTGCTGTTTTCCTCTGGGAAGATAGTCTGCTCCGGTGCGAAGAGCGAAAGCGACGCCTGGGAGGCCGTGAAGAAGCTCCTCCGCGAGCTTGAGAAATACGGTCTAATCGAAGAAGAGGAGGAGTGGTGA
- a CDS encoding histone deacetylase family protein: MAFSVIYSPIFLEHKPKDYHPENPERLLRAMEALKRTGLWEPIEPEPVPEEELLRVHSEDYVKRVKEKSRSFAYLDPDTYVSPGTFEASLTAFGASRRAVELAVERKGLYLALVRPPGHHAGRNGRALNAPTLGFCIFNSSAYAAKIAEEKLGKVLVIDFDAHHGNGTQEILWNDEKAVHIDLHERDIYPMSGYEYEVGGKKAEGTKINIPMPHYAGDDDYVYAWEEIVLPIIAQFRPKLIVVSAGFDGFLGENLTTLRLSEVFFAYAGSTLSRYPLAVIFEGGYSVGLDKGLPAFIRGYLSGEIREVPVAPSYEALRTVSAVKEVQRQWWEL; encoded by the coding sequence TTGGCCTTCTCCGTTATCTACTCCCCGATATTCCTCGAACACAAGCCCAAAGACTACCACCCCGAGAACCCCGAAAGACTCCTTCGGGCAATGGAAGCTCTAAAGAGGACCGGCCTATGGGAGCCAATCGAGCCTGAACCTGTTCCTGAGGAGGAACTTCTCAGGGTTCATAGCGAGGACTACGTTAAGCGAGTGAAGGAAAAGAGTCGCTCTTTTGCCTACCTTGATCCGGACACGTACGTTTCTCCCGGCACATTCGAGGCTTCCCTCACTGCCTTTGGCGCATCAAGGAGAGCCGTTGAACTGGCAGTTGAGAGGAAAGGTCTTTATCTGGCCCTTGTCAGACCCCCGGGCCACCACGCGGGCAGAAACGGGAGGGCTTTAAACGCTCCAACGCTTGGCTTCTGCATCTTCAACAGCTCGGCCTACGCCGCCAAAATCGCGGAGGAGAAGCTTGGAAAGGTTTTGGTTATAGACTTCGACGCTCACCACGGCAACGGCACGCAGGAGATACTGTGGAACGATGAGAAAGCTGTCCACATAGACCTCCACGAGCGCGACATCTATCCGATGAGTGGGTACGAATACGAGGTTGGCGGAAAGAAGGCTGAGGGCACGAAGATCAACATCCCCATGCCCCACTACGCCGGCGACGATGACTACGTTTACGCCTGGGAGGAAATCGTCCTGCCAATAATAGCCCAGTTCAGGCCAAAACTCATCGTCGTCTCGGCCGGCTTCGACGGCTTTCTCGGCGAGAACCTGACGACACTCAGGTTAAGCGAGGTTTTCTTTGCCTACGCAGGCTCGACGCTCTCCCGCTATCCTCTCGCGGTAATCTTCGAGGGTGGCTATTCAGTAGGCCTCGACAAAGGCCTGCCGGCATTCATCAGGGGCTACCTGTCGGGAGAAATAAGGGAAGTTCCGGTTGCACCTTCCTACGAGGCTCTAAGGACGGTCTCGGCCGTAAAAGAAGTGCAGAGGCAGTGGTGGGAGCTGTAG
- a CDS encoding ATP-binding protein: protein MLFDLRPKTRREDLYDREKELREFQSAVNLGENLILLLGIRRLGKSSLLNVALAELGFPYAKIDVRSLYFTHGSIPQEILARKILDSLLATVSGRKSLRLKLEKVLSSIRGLRVSSLSVEFERKPDLAEILEKISSWAENENLRAIIAFDEAQYLRLSGIRYDGLIAYAVDNLPGITFALTGSEVGMLQDFLGLEDPKKPLFGRYAREIVLQRFKREESVDFLRKGFGEIGIEPAENEIEEAVERLDGIVGWLTMYGYLRGVRKLPHAQAMDELFNMAEKLIREELSSLIRNSRRYGVILKAVAMGNVRWSTIKEYVEFKMGPVNDAKFSILLKNLLKYGYLEKKGNEYSIPDPVVRDVVKNLQLTPQ, encoded by the coding sequence TTGCTGTTCGACCTTCGCCCAAAAACCCGGCGTGAAGATTTATACGACAGGGAGAAGGAACTGAGGGAGTTCCAGAGCGCAGTGAACCTAGGAGAAAATCTGATCCTCCTGCTCGGCATAAGACGCCTCGGGAAAAGCTCCCTCCTAAATGTTGCGCTCGCCGAATTGGGATTCCCGTATGCAAAAATCGATGTCCGCTCCCTCTACTTCACCCACGGCTCAATACCTCAAGAGATTCTTGCCCGAAAAATCCTTGATTCCCTCCTCGCAACTGTCTCGGGACGTAAATCACTAAGGCTTAAGCTTGAAAAGGTTTTGAGCTCCATCCGCGGGTTGAGAGTTTCGAGCCTGAGCGTGGAGTTCGAGAGGAAACCCGACCTTGCAGAAATCCTCGAAAAGATAAGCTCCTGGGCCGAGAACGAGAACCTAAGGGCAATAATTGCATTTGACGAGGCCCAGTACCTCAGGCTTTCTGGGATCAGGTACGACGGTCTGATAGCCTACGCGGTGGACAATCTGCCCGGGATAACCTTCGCGCTAACTGGCTCAGAGGTTGGGATGCTCCAAGACTTCCTTGGCCTTGAGGACCCCAAAAAACCCCTCTTTGGCAGATACGCGAGGGAGATAGTGCTCCAAAGGTTTAAACGGGAGGAGAGTGTGGACTTCCTCAGAAAGGGGTTTGGAGAGATCGGCATCGAACCTGCTGAGAACGAGATTGAGGAGGCCGTTGAGAGGCTCGACGGTATAGTTGGCTGGCTCACGATGTACGGTTATCTCCGCGGGGTTAGAAAGCTTCCCCATGCCCAAGCTATGGACGAACTCTTCAACATGGCCGAAAAGCTAATCCGGGAGGAGCTTTCATCCCTTATTCGGAACAGCAGGAGGTACGGGGTTATATTGAAGGCTGTTGCCATGGGAAACGTTAGATGGAGCACCATAAAGGAGTACGTGGAGTTCAAGATGGGGCCTGTAAACGATGCAAAATTTTCCATCCTCCTCAAGAACCTTCTCAAGTACGGCTACCTTGAAAAGAAAGGAAACGAGTATTCAATCCCAGATCCAGTCGTTAGGGACGTCGTGAAGAACCTTCAACTTACCCCCCAGTAA
- a CDS encoding indolepyruvate oxidoreductase subunit beta — protein MREYNIVITGVGGQGILTAANLLGWAALRAGYKVRVGEVHGMSQRFGSVIAYVRFGEDVYGAMVPEGKADVILSFEPVEALRYINYLKKGGLVFTNARPIPPVQVSMGLAIYPTLEEMKKIIEEDFGGKFMAFDAEELALKAGNIVTTNVVLIGALTQTPSFPLSAEHVREVIKVSVPPKTIEINMKAFDLGVKAARKMLGL, from the coding sequence ATGAGGGAGTACAACATCGTTATCACCGGAGTTGGCGGTCAGGGAATCCTCACGGCAGCAAACCTACTAGGCTGGGCGGCTTTGAGGGCCGGCTATAAGGTCCGCGTTGGAGAAGTCCACGGCATGAGCCAGCGCTTTGGAAGCGTCATCGCCTACGTTCGCTTTGGCGAGGACGTTTACGGTGCCATGGTTCCCGAGGGAAAGGCCGACGTCATACTCTCCTTTGAACCCGTCGAGGCTTTACGCTACATCAACTACCTTAAGAAAGGTGGCCTGGTCTTCACGAACGCTCGTCCGATTCCACCGGTTCAGGTCTCGATGGGGCTAGCTATCTACCCGACCCTTGAGGAGATGAAGAAAATCATCGAGGAGGACTTCGGGGGCAAGTTTATGGCCTTCGACGCTGAAGAACTGGCCCTTAAGGCAGGGAATATCGTTACCACCAACGTCGTCCTCATTGGGGCTTTAACTCAAACGCCTAGCTTTCCGCTCTCGGCCGAGCACGTCAGGGAGGTCATAAAGGTAAGCGTCCCGCCCAAAACGATAGAGATAAACATGAAGGCCTTCGATCTGGGAGTTAAGGCCGCGAGAAAGATGCTGGGGCTTTGA